From the Sphingomonas aliaeris genome, one window contains:
- the arsC gene encoding arsenate reductase (glutaredoxin) (This arsenate reductase requires both glutathione and glutaredoxin to convert arsenate to arsenite, after which the efflux transporter formed by ArsA and ArsB can extrude the arsenite from the cell, providing resistance.), translating to MAVDIVIYHNPECGTSRNTLAMIRNAGIEPHIIEYLKTPPSRALLVELIDRASMMPRDLLREEGTPYAELGLGNEVLSDDALVDAMMAHPVLINRPLVVSPLGVKLCRPSEAVLDLLPEPQQGAFAKEDGEQVVDASGQRIA from the coding sequence GTGGCCGTCGATATCGTGATCTATCACAACCCTGAGTGCGGCACGTCGCGCAACACGCTGGCGATGATCCGCAATGCCGGCATCGAGCCGCACATCATCGAATATCTGAAAACCCCGCCCTCGCGCGCGTTGCTGGTCGAGCTGATCGACCGCGCCAGCATGATGCCCCGCGATCTGCTGCGCGAGGAGGGGACACCCTATGCGGAGTTGGGCCTTGGTAACGAGGTGCTGTCGGACGATGCGCTGGTGGACGCGATGATGGCGCATCCGGTCCTCATCAACCGGCCGCTGGTCGTCTCGCCGCTCGGCGTGAAGCTGTGCCGACCGTCCGAAGCGGTCCTCGATCTGCTGCCCGAACCGCAACAGGGAGCGTTTGCCAAGGAAGACGGCGAACAGGTCGTGGACGCCTCGGGTCAGCGCATCGCCTGA